One genomic window of Nicotiana sylvestris chromosome 10, ASM39365v2, whole genome shotgun sequence includes the following:
- the LOC104233239 gene encoding clathrin interactor EPSIN 2-like, producing MKKAFDQTVRDIKREVNKKVLKVPSIEQKVLDATSNEPWGPHGSLLADIAQATRNYHEYQMIMSVIWKRINDTGKNWRHVYKGLTVLEYLVAHGSERVIDDIREHAYQISTLSDFQYIDSSGRDQGSNVRKKSQSLVVLVNDKERIQEVRQKAAANRDKFRNTSTGGMYRPGSYSGSGGYGDRFDEDRYGGRDEERNGYGREREYYKDEDKYGRYGDSNSRDGDRYGRDYDERSRDGYKDDDYRGRSRSTDDFNYGSRSRSSDRYKDRGNDDDGQYSSRPLERRFSEQNLSAPPSYEEAVGASRSPAHSERDVDTSSASAPKSSSPHASASPSPANMPSPAPATAPPPAPAAATASPPAPAAATAPPPDNKVVESFDEFDPRASFSAAPAPSNVPVSTTSGGEMDLLGALSEPFSSNSLALVPAASGASEVNPSGTTGTGTETMFGEASSGSTISNQMFEDPFGDGPFRAMTSNSMQTHLQNSTSFHPNINQSPELPQSVPQGAEISSATYSQVTPTNMQYAQQELSTSNQEIDILADILPPSGPPPPSVQPATQAGFESHGGATIQHTGYLALPGPAAPPTGFAAQPGQQSPHTSFPSQGQTISPAGFSGQANNSPPFGGFPAQPGQASQTGFGPQGGQPASLAGFHSATGFYPQSGFGGPGGSSMQNNANAGGYNTGLGATGPFGPQMGQTSAGQPYLSQPTAASHMPSQMPLQYSQTQTSNALVLTQTTPASTAPISSTQPAKDKFETKSTVWADTLSRGLVNLNISGSKTNPLADIGVDFDAINRKEKRMEKPSTAPVISTVNMGKAMGSGSGVGRAGAGALRPPPSHPMVGSGMGMGMGMGMGAGGPAGGPGMGAYGGVNQPYGMGMNRPMNMGMGMNMGQGVQMQQPTGFPPGASMPGGYNPRMGMGPYGQHPYGGGYQ from the exons GTTCTAGATGCGACTAGCAATGAGCCCTGGGGTCCTCATGGATCACTTCTTGCAGATATCGCTCAGGCTACACGGAACTA TCATGAGTACCAAATGATTATGTCTGTGATCTGGAAGCGTATCAATGATACTGGAAAAAATTGGCGGCATGTTTACAAG GGTTTAACTGTTTTGGAATATTTGGTAGCCCATGGGTCTGAACGTGTCATTGATGACATACGGGAACATGCTTACCAAATATCT ACATTGTCCGATTTTCAATATATCGACTCCAGTGGGAGAGACCAGGGAAGCAACGTCAGAAAGAAATCTCAGAGCCTTGTGGTTCTTGTTAATGATAAGGAGAGAATTCAGGAAGTTCGCCAAAAGGCAGCTGCTAATAGGGACAA ATTCCGCAACACGTCAACGGGTGGTATGTATCGCCCTGGTTCATATTCAGGTTCAGGAGGGTATGGTGACAGATTTGATGAAGATCGTTATGGAGGCAGAGATGAAGAAAGAAATGGTTATGGGAGGGAAAGGGAATACTACAAAGATGAGGACAAATATGGCAGATATGGAGACTCAAACAGCCGTGATGGGGATCGCTATGGTAGAGATTACGATGAGCGCAGCCGAGATGGATACAAGGATGATGATTATCGTGGAAGAAGTCGGAGCACTGATGATTTTAATTATGGATCAAGAAGTAGAAGTTCTGACAGGTACAAGGATCGTGGCAATGATGACGACGGTCAATATTCTTCTAG GCCGCTTGAAAGGAGGTTTTCTGAACAAAACCTTAGTGCACCTCCTAGTTATGAGGAAGCTGTTGGTGCTTCACGTAGCCCAGCACATAGTGAAAG GGATGTAGACACTTCTTCAGCATCTGCTCCCAAATCTTCTTCTCCTCATGCAAGTGCCAGTCCTAGCCCAGCTAATATGCCTTCTCCGGCACCAGCTACTGCTCCACCACCAGCTCCAGCAGCAGCTACTGCTTCACCACCAGCTCCAGCAGCAGCTACTGCTCCACCACCAGACAACAAGGTTGTTGAGAGTTTTGATGAATTTGATCCCCGTGCATCTTTTTCAG CGGCCCCAGCTCCATCAAATGTTCCTGTGTCAACTACTTCTGGTGGCGAAATGGATTTACTTGGCGCCTTGTCTGAGCCGTTTTCCTCCAACTCATTAGCCCTTGTACCTGCAGCTTCGGGTGCCTCTGAGGTTAATCCTTCTGGGACCACTGGCACTGGCACTGAGACCATGTTTGGGGAAGCATCATCAGGATCTACCATCTCTAACCAG ATGTTTGAGGATCCTTTTGGTGATGGTCCTTTCAGGGCTATGACCTCGAATAGCATGCAAACTCATCTGCAGAACTCTACATCTTTCCATCCTAATATAAATCAAAGCCCTGAGCTTCCTCAATCGGTCCCTCAGGGTGCTGAGATCTCAAGTGCAACATATAGTCAGGTTACTCCAACTAATATGCAATACGCTCAGCAGGAGCTGTCCACCTCCAACCAGGAGATTGATATATTGGCTGATATTCTCCCACCATCTGGTCCTCCACCTCCAAGTGTCCAACCTGCTACACAGGCAGGTTTTGAATCTCATGGCGGGGCAACTATACAACATACAGGTTATCTGGCACTTCCGGGCCCAGCGGCGCCTCCCACAGGTTTTGCAGCTCAACCTGGCCAACAGTCACCACATACCAGTTTTCCAAGTCAAGGACAAACTATATCTCCAGCGGGCTTTTCTGGTCAAGCGAACAATTCTCCACCTTTTGGAGGTTTTCCAGCTCAACCTGGTCAAGCATCACAGACTGGATTTGGACCCCAAGGTGGTCAACCTGCATCTCTTGCTGGTTTCCACTCTGCAACAGGTTTCTATCCACAGTCTGGTTTCGGGGGTCCTGGCGGCTCCTCTATGCAGAACAATGCAAATGCTGGAGGTTACAACACAGGATTAGGAGCTACAGGTCCATTTGGTCCCCAAATGGGTCAAACATCTGCTGGACAACCGTACCTTTCACAGCCAACTGCTGCATCCCACATGCCTTCCCAAATGCCTCTTCAATATTCACAAACTCAAACAAGTAATGCGCTAGTGCTAACACAAACTACTCCAGCTTCAACAGCTCCCATCAGCAGCACCCAACCAGCCAAAGACAAATTCGAGACAAAGTCTACTGTTTGGGCAGATACATTGAGTCGTGGACTGGTCAATTTGAACATTTCTGGAT CTAAAACAAATCCATTAGCTGATATTGGGGTTGATTTTGATGCTATTAATCGCAAGGAGAAAAGGATGGAGAAACCCAGTACAGCCCCCGTGATATCAACTGTTAACATGGGCAAAGCAATGGGTTCAGGTTCCGGAGTTGGTCGCGCTGGTGCTGGTGCACTAAGGCCTCCTCCATCGCACCCAATGGTAGGTTCTGGTATGGGCATGGGCATGGGCATGGGTATGGGTGCTGGTGGCCCTGCAGGGGGACCTGGCATGGGAGCATATGGAGGAGTAAACCAGCCTTATGGCATGGGGATGAATAGACCTATGAACATGGGCATGGGAATGAACATGGGTCAAGGAGTTCAGATGCAACAGCCTACCGGATTTCCTCCTGGAGCTTCTATGCCGGGAGGTTACAATCCCCGGATGGGCATGGGTCCCTATGGCCAACACCCATATGGTGGAGGATACCAATGA
- the LOC138878971 gene encoding uncharacterized protein: MRRVTIEVLADSSLLSKSGQADVWLEPLIGPIEKSKLESHSSLTLMNDIMHATLKANLIGTKMMNKIPLLEKVAHDSQLEAINWKEQFESAQIDMEDLQEGKSTLEQQVRALTSELAIAKASSSQAEKYKERLESYFSEQLSKASEENRELKAFLSQNEVYAWELVQNLTQAQEDLRVLADKVRALESSHASLQASYNSALAENKELKNEIQTLDFPSPVVEAPVNVEVDTGIPTLSSPIDPVVTSQVETVSVDAPAQIEPAAIDVPASVPQASQ; this comes from the exons ATGAGGAGGGTAACCATTGAAGTTCTTGCTGATAGTAGCCTTTTGAGTAAGTCAGGTCAGGCAGATGTATGGCTGGAACCTTTAATCGGTCCAATTGAAAAATCAAAGCTGGAGAGCCATAGTTCCCTGACTCTAATGAATGATATCATGCATGCCACTTTGAAG gccaatcttatcggtACAAAAATGATGAACAAAATCCCTCTCTTGGAGAAGGTAGCACATGATTCTCAGTTGGAGGCGatcaattggaaggaacaatttGAGAGTGCACAAATTGATATGGAAGATTTACAAGAAGGCAAGAGTACCCTAGAGCAACAGGTGCGTGCTTTAACTTCAGAGTTAGCGATTGCAAAAGCTTCTTCAAGCCAAGCAGAAAAATACaaagaacgtctcgaatcttacTTCTCAGAGCAACTATCTAAGGCCAGTGAAGAAAACAGAGAGTTGAAGGCTTTTTTGAGTCAAAACGAAGTTTACGCTTGGGAGCTCGTGCAAAACttaactcaagcacaagaagaccttcgAGTCTTGGCTGATAAGGTTCGTGCTTTAGAGAGctcccatgcctctcttcaagcttcttacaactccgccttggctgaaaacaaagagctaaagaatgagatt caaactctagacttcccttctcccgtggttgaagctcccgtgaatgttgaagttgatacgggtatcccaactcTTTCAAGCCCAATCGACCCTGTTGTTACAAGCCAAGTTGAAACCGTATCTGttgatgcacctgcccaaattgagcccgCTGCTATTGATGTTCCTGCTTCAGTTCCACAAGCTTCTCAGTAa
- the LOC104219794 gene encoding chitinase-like protein 2, giving the protein MVALKMKVLGFMLIMLSIAAFAKGDENESSKPPTIVKIVKGKKMCVKDWECNKLSRFCCNLTISDYFETYQFENLFAKRNSPVAHAVGFWDYKSFITASALYQPLGFGTTGGKQMQMKEIAAFLGHVGSKTSCGYGVATGGPFAWGLCYNKEMSPSQDYCDDFFKLTYPCSPGVQYYGRGALPIYWNYNYGTIGEALKVDLLNHPEYIEQNATLAFQAAIWQWMNPVKKGQPSAHDAFVGNWKPTKNDTLSKRVPGFGTTMNILYGDNVCNQGDVDSMNNIISHYLYYLDLMGVGREEAGPHDILTCAEQKPFNPSSTSTASS; this is encoded by the exons ATGGTAGCTTTAAAAATGAAGGTTTTAGgatttatgttaataatgctatCAATTGCTGCATTTGCAAAAGGGGATGAAAATGAATCATCTAAACCACCAACAATAGTTAAAATAGTAAAGGGTAAAAAAATGTGTGTTAAAGATTGGGAATGTAATAAGTTATCAAGATTTTGTTGTAATTTAACAATTTCAGATTATTTTGAGACTTACCAATTTGAGAATTTGTTTGCTAAGAGGAATTCACCTGTAGCTCATGCTGTTGGATTTTGGGATTATAAATCTTTTATTACTGCTTCAGCTCTTTATCAGCCTCTTGGATTTGGTACTACTGGTGGTAAGCAAATGCAGATGAAAGAAATTGCTGCTTTTCTTGGCCATGTTGGTAGCAAAACTTCTT GTGGTTATGGAGTCGCCACTGGCGGACCATTCGCTTGGGGGCTGTGCTATAACAAGGAAATGAGTCCTAGCCAAGATTACTGTGATGACTTCTTCAAGTTAACCTACCCATGCTCTCCTGGGGTCCAATATTATGGCCGTGGTGCCCTGCCTATATACTG GAACTACAACTACGGAACTATAGGTGAAGCACTGAAGGTAGATCTGTTGAATCATCCCGAGTACATTGAACAAAACGCGACCTTGGCATTCCAAGCTGCGATTTGGCAGTGGATGAATCCAGTTAAAAAGGGTCAGCCGTCAGCACACGATGCCTTTGTTGGCAATTGGAAGCCTACAAAGAACGATACTTTGTCTAAACGAGTTCCCGGTTTTGGCACCACAATGAACATCCTATACGGTGACAATGTCTGTAACCAAGGTGATGTCGACTCCATGAACAACATCATATCCCACTACCTTTATTACCTCGATTTGATGGGCGTTGGTCGGGAGGAAGCAGGGCCTCATGATATACTCACCTGCGCGGAACAAAAACCTTTCAATCCATCCTCCACCTCAACTGCTTCTTCTTGA
- the LOC104233240 gene encoding uncharacterized protein: MRFRGKDSPAKGRHLPRIFVAILATLVVANVTSADPYVYSSLSSPSLPLSYAYKSPPLPSLSLPLPYVYASLPRPRPLPLPPPPPSSPPAPYGPRHHLVVKVVGKVYCIRCYNWKYPKMSHGKKHLRGAVVQVTCNVGDKKIVSYGNTKINGKFSITLKGFDYHKYGAKACKIKLQKAPKDSKCNIPTNFHLGIKGANLKVKSKTNYEVVLYAKPFAYASKTSFRVCKKPKPILARDTTSNLLQMNHRLMFTSHLRLHHQHMFTNSIATLVQNSDTTK, translated from the exons ATGAGATTTCGAGGCAAAGACAGCCCCGCCAAGGGTCGTCATTTGCCACGCATTTTCGTGGCAATATTGGCTACATTAGTTGTTGCTAATGTTACTTCAGCGGATCCTTATGTATATTCTTCTCTGTCATCGCCTTCACTTCCACTATCATATGCCTATAAATCACCACCTCTTCCATCGCTATCTCTACCTCTACCATATGTGTATGCATCTCtgcctcggcctcggcctctgcctcTGCCTCCCCCGCCGCCTTCTTCACCTCCAGCACCCTATGGTCCACGTCATCACTTGGTGGTTAAGGTTGTTGGAAAAGTCTACTGTATAAGATGCTACAATTGGAAATACCCAAAAATGTCTCATGGCAAGAAACATCTCAGAG GTGCTGTTGTTCAAGTGACTTGCAATGTTGGTGACAAGAAAATTGTGAGTTATGGTAACACTAAGATCAATGGCAAATTTAGTATTACTCTCAAAGGATTTGATTATCACAAATATGGAGCAAAGGCTTGCAAAATTAAACTTCAAAAGGCACCAAAAGATTCAAAATGTAACATTCCAACAAATTTTCATTTGGGAATTAAGGGTGCTAATCTCAAAGTGAAATCAAAGACTAATTATGAAGTTGTACTCTATGCAAAACCATTTGCTTATGCTTCTAAGACATCTTTTAGGGTATGCAAAAAGCCCAAGCCTATACTTGCGCGCGATACCACTTCAAATCTCCTCCAAATGAATCACCGACTTATGTTTACAAGTCACCTCCGCCTTCATCACCAACATATGTTTACAAATTCCATCGCCACCTTAGTACAAAACTCGGACACCACCAAGTAA